The nucleotide sequence TACCAAATAATCAAAGGGAAAAAACTTTTTTAGTGACTTACAATCAGAAACAAGAAAAGGAGAAGAGGACTCTGATGTGATATTGATCCACTCATATATACAGCAACAGCCATGCTGAGAAGTAAAGCTTGAAACACCAATCCAACTGCCCCAGCCTGGAAAAGAGAGAATATTTTCAATGAGATTGTTTATAATAAATTCTCATACTTTCTTATGtgcaatatataaaaataaaatgaaaagctaaAGATACCTTTAAAATGCCAAATTGCTCGACCAGAGTTGAAGACACGAATGTTGCTGCCACACCCATAAAAGCACACATTCCGCTAAATCCTCCAATGATAGATGGATGTAAGCCTGTAGAACAACAATTGAGGGGGGAAACTTGGACGTTTAATACAATAACCTAAAAAACCAATCCTCGGTCCCAGATAAAACAAGGAAAGGGAAAGATAAAAGAAGTTATAGAATGACattgatttttaagtttaaataatATAGAATCAATTAATGGGGCCAATCAGAATGCAGACCACAACATGCTGTCACATACCATGCTGTGTTAAAAATGCTGTCATCAAACTGCCTGGTGTAAGAACAATATTGAAGTAGAGGAGCACCCACGCAATACTAGCAGGAAGGACTGGCTGACCTAGATACTCCTTCCAGCCAAGCTTGATGGCTTCCAGACCTTTAACAACTGGTTTTCCACCAGATAGATGTAAGCGTATACTGTCGAATGAAATATTCAGGATCTAGGGAAAGATTGGTTTAAATAGTACCTATACTGTCATCATCTGATGTAGAATCTTCATTGAATGATCTGCAAGATGGTTTAGGCCGGTCAAGAACGCCAGTAGAAAGCTTGTTGGTTAAACATGTTAAAATAATCTGCAAATTAAGAATGATGAGTGAAAATTAGAATGAATTTATGTTTTGACTGAAGGAAGTTATAGAACAAGAAGCAGCAGAGAACTTACTGTAACAGGCAGTAATCCGATCATTAAGCCAGAAGCAACTTTTAAGCAGGTTACAGGATGAAATTTGGAAAGAAGGACTCCAAACAGCAATGCTCCAGCTatctgaaattgaaaatttgtgAGTTTAAAAGTCAGAGCTACGATTGATACTTCATAAGAAAGTTCCTGAATATTTCATTTGACTGAATAGTATATTGGACAGAGAAATATACAAGTATGCTAATTAAAATGGTGCAAATATTACCTCAGATAAGAGATCAATTCGATTTAGAATGGCATTTGCTTGTGCAAGTGCGACAGGTCTATTCACTCCTGTCAGCTGTGGAAACAAACCACCAAGaatcataaataattattataaataacaaACTACATGTCAAGGGAACATGAGAAGCATTGAATGACAGTACCAGCACAACCCAGTCACGCTCATTTGCAACCCCCAAAGCCACACCACAAAGCTTCTCAATAGCCCCAGCTGAAACCAATATGACAAACCATGGACGCAGAAGCAATGTAGACACTGAAGTAGGAGGCACGGAATGAGCATGTATAATCATAGCTGCTGATAGTAACTGAGTGGCTGCCTGAAAATAGAATGATTGATTTTAGGAAAAAGAGCTATATCCTGCTTGATTTTATAAGGCTCATTAGATAACTTGCCTGAATGACAGTTAAGTAGTTATATGCAGGAACTCTCGGTAAATGGTCCATTAATTTGCCAACCAAGGGACCACCAACAATTATAGCCACTTTAGTGAAAAAACCGACCACAGCAACTGGCAAGAGGCTTGAATGAATCAAGGCAATGGCAGAAGGCCAAGCAAAAGTCCAAAGTTGCTCCACAAAATTTGCAACAATGCAACTAGAATAGAAAGCTGAAAACATATAAACTTCAAGTTAAGAACAGCTTAGATGATTCAGCCACACAAACATCAATAAGTGTACAAGGAAAAAGG is from Medicago truncatula cultivar Jemalong A17 chromosome 1, MtrunA17r5.0-ANR, whole genome shotgun sequence and encodes:
- the LOC25484697 gene encoding solute carrier family 40 member 3, chloroplastic → MVIASPTFNLIHFTIPSSFSHQPSSRLRYRCKRLNLNYYPSISHSHRFACISSRCSITNTDLQLELDHVNEDKSEGGGCSIVEQECPVPIKINTDILVENDSLNLLSETAFVDTVLTSLPVLSEEEQHVLAATPAHPAGLYAFYSSCIVANFVEQLWTFAWPSAIALIHSSLLPVAVVGFFTKVAIIVGGPLVGKLMDHLPRVPAYNYLTVIQAATQLLSAAMIIHAHSVPPTSVSTLLLRPWFVILVSAGAIEKLCGVALGVANERDWVVLLTGVNRPVALAQANAILNRIDLLSEIAGALLFGVLLSKFHPVTCLKVASGLMIGLLPVTIILTCLTNKLSTGVLDRPKPSCRSFNEDSTSDDDSIVVKGLEAIKLGWKEYLGQPVLPASIAWVLLYFNIVLTPGSLMTAFLTQHGLHPSIIGGFSGMCAFMGVAATFVSSTLVEQFGILKAGAVGLVFQALLLSMAVAVYMSGSISHQSPLLLFLFLIILSRLGHMSYDVVGAQIIQTGIPSSKANLIGTTEVAVASLAESLMLGVAIIANDPSHFGCLAMLSLLSVVGAAWMFCRWLSNPTDEQKSLFSYHPQF